A portion of the Homo sapiens chromosome 16, GRCh38.p14 Primary Assembly genome contains these proteins:
- the FHOD1 gene encoding FH1/FH2 domain-containing protein 1 isoform X2 gives MASLPPLPSLSPPSAPRRQPFPARCFRARTLGGALPPPQAPHQPGRLQCWRRGERVGLEDCALQVSPSGYYLDTELSLEEQREMLEGFYEEISKGRKPTLILRTQLSVRVNAILEKLYSSSGPELRRSLFSLKQIFQEDKDLVPEFVHSEGLSCLIRVGAAADHNYQSYILRALGQLMLFVDGMLGVVAHSDTIQWLYTLCASLSRLVVKTALKLLLVFVEYSENNAPLFIRAVNSVASTTGAPPWANLVSILEEKNGADPELLVYTVTLINKTLAALPDQDSFYDVTDALEQQGMEALVQRHLGTAGTDVDLRTQLVLYENALKLEDGDIEEAPGAGGRRERRKPSSEEGKRSRRSLEGGGCPARAPEPGPTGPASPVGPTSSTGPALLTGPASSPVGPPSGLQASVNLFPTISVAPSADTSSERSIYKARFLENVAAAETEKQVALAQGRAETLAGAMPNEAGGHPDARQLWDSPETAPAARTPQSPAPCVLLRAQRSLAPEPKEPLIPASPKAEPIWELPTRAPRLSIGDLDFSDLGEDEDQDMLNVESVEAGKDIPAPSPPLPLLSGVPPPPPLPPPPPIKGPFPPPPPLPLAAPLPHSVPDSSALPTKRKTVKLFWRELKLAGGHGVSASRFGPCATLWASLDPVSVDTARLEHLFESRAKEVLPSKKAGEGRRTMTTVLDPKRSNAINIGLTTLPPVHVIKAALLNFDEFAVSKDGIEKLLTMMPTEEERQKIEEAQLANPDIPLGPAENFLMTLASIGGLAARLQLWAFKLDYDSMEREIAEPLFDLKVGMEQLVQNATFRCILATLLAVGNFLNGSQSSGFELSYLEKVSEVKDTVRRQSLLHHLCSLVLQTRPESSDLYSEIPALTRCAKVDFEQLTENLGQLERRSRAAEESLRSLAKHELAPALRARLTHFLDQCARRVAMLRIVHRRVCNRFHAFLLYLGYTPQAAREVRIMQFCHTLREFALEYRTCRERVLQQQQKQATYRERNKTRGRMITETEKFSGVAGEAPSNPSVPVAVSSGPGRGDADSHASMKSLLTSRPEDTTHNRRSRGMVQSSSPIMPTVGPSTASPEEPPGSSLPSDTSDEIMDLLVQSVTKSSPRALAARERKRSRGNRKSLRRTLKSGLGDDLVQALGLSKGPGLEV, from the exons ATGGCCAGCctacctcctctcccctccctctcgcCGCCGTCAGCCCCCCGCAGGCAGCCCTTTCCGGCGCGCTGTTTCCGggccaggactctgggaggcgcACTACCACCTCCACAAGCTCCCCACCAGCCCGGCCGCCTCCAGTgctggagaagaggagagagagtcGGG TTGGAGGATTGTGCTCTGCAAGTGTCTCCCTCCGGATACTACCTGGACACCGAGCTGTCCCTGGAAGAGCAGCGGGAGATGCTGGAGGGCTTCTATGAAGAGATCAG CAAAGGGCGGAAGCCCACGCTGATCCTTCGGACCCAGCTCTCTGTGAGGGTCAACGCTATCTTGG AAAAGCTGTATAGCTCCAGTGGTCCTGAGCTCCGCCGCTCCCTCTTCTCACTGAAGCAGATCTTCCAG GAGGACAAAGACCTGGTGCCTGAATTTGTGCATTCAGAGGGGCTGAGCTGCCTGATCCGTGTGGGTGCTGCTGCCGACCACAACTACCAGAGCTACATCCTTAGAG CGCTCGGCCAGCTGATGCTCTTTGTGGATGGAATGCTGGGGGTGGTGGCCCACAGTGACACTATTCAGTGGCTGTACACATTGTGTGCCAGCCTG TCCCGCTTGGTGGTGAAGACAGCCCTGAAGCTGCTGTTGGTGTTTGTAGAATACTCCGAAAACAACGCACCGCTGTTCATCCGTGCAGTGAACTCTGTGGCCAGCACCACCG GTGCTCCTCCCTGGGCCAATCTGGTGTCCATCCTGGAGGAGAAGAATGGCGCTGACCCTGAGTTGTTGGTGTACACGGTCACCCTCATCAACAAG ACGCTGGCGGCGCTCCCGGACCAGGACTCCTTCTACGATGTGACGGATGCACTGGAGCAGCAGGGCATGGAAGCGCTGGTCCAGCGCCACCTGGGCACTGCGGGCACTGACGTCGACCTGCGCACGCAGCTTGTGCTCTACGAG AACGCCCTGAAATTGGAGGATGGAGACATCGAAGAAGCCCCAGGCGCTGGTGGGCGGCGGGAACGACGAAAGCCTTCTTCTGAGGAGGGCAAGAGGAGCCGCCGTTCTCTGGAAGGCGGGGGCTGCCCCGCGCGTGCCCCGGAACCTGG CCCCACAGGCCCCGCCTCACCGGTAGGCCCCACCTCTTCCACCGGCCCCGCCCTGCTGACAGGCCCCGCCTCCAGCCCTGTGGGCCCTCCCTCCGGTCTCCAAGCTTCAGTGAACCTTTTTCCTACCATCTCTGTGGCACCCTCAGCTGACACCTCCAGCGAGAGGAGCATCTACAA AGCCCGGTTCCTGGAGAATGTGGCGGCAGCAGAAACAGAGAAGCAGGTTGCGCTGGCCCagggccgggcagagacacttgCCGGGGCCATGCCCAATGAGGCGGGTGGACACCCAG ATGCCCGGCAACTCTGGGACTCCCCAGAGACAGCCCCTGCAGCCAGAACACCCCAGAGCCCTGCCCCCTGTGTCCTGCTCCGGGCCCAGCGAAGCCTTGCACCAGAGCCCAAGGAGCCACTGATACCAGCAAGCCCCAAGGCTGAGCCCATCTGGGAGCTCCCTACCCGTGCACCCAGGCTCTCTATTGGGGACCTGGACTTTTCAGATCTAGGGGAGGATGAAGACCAGGACATGCTGAATGTAGAGTCTGTGGAGGCTGGGAAAGACATCCCAGCTCCCTCACCCCCACTGCCCCTGCTCTCGGGAGTACccccccctcccccacttccACCTCCCCCACCCATCAAAGGCCccttcccaccacctccacctctacCTCTGGCTGCCCCTCTTCCCCATTCAGTGCCTGACAGCTCAGCCCTCCCCACTAAGAGGAAGACAGTAAAACTTTTCTGGCGTGAGCTGAAGCTGGCTGGGGGCCATGGAGTCTCTGCAAGCCGCTTTGGGCCCTGCGCCACCCTCTGGGCTTCACTGGACCCTGTCTCAGTGGACACGGCCCGACTGGAACACCTCTTTGAGTCTCGTGCCAAAGAGGTGCTGCCCTCCAAG AAAGCTGGAGAGGGCCGCCGGACAATGACCACAGTGCTGGACCCCAAGCGCAGCAACGCCATCAACATCGGCCTAACCACACTGCCACCTGTGCATGTCATTAAGGCTGCTCTGCTCAACTTTGATGAGTTTGCTGTCAGCAAGGATGGCATTGAG AAGCTACTGACCATGATGCCCACGGAGGAAGAGCGGCAGAAGATTGAGGAAGCCCAGCTGGCCAACCCTGACATACCCCTGGGCCCAGCCGAGAACTTCCTGATGACTCTTGCCTCCATTGGCGGCCTCGCTGCTCGTCTACAACTCTGGGCCTTCAAGCTGGACTATGACAGCATGGAGCGG GAAATTGCTGAGCCACTGTTTGACCTGAAAGTGGGTATGGAACAGCTGGTACAGAATGCCACCTTCCGCTGCATCCTGGCTACCCTCCTAGCGGTGGGCAACTTCCTCAATGGCTCCCAG AGCAGCGGCTTTGAGCTGAGCTACCTGGAGAAGGTGTCAGAGGTGAAGGACACGGTGCGTCGACAGTCACTGCTACACCATCTCTGCTCCCTAGTGCTCCAGACCCGGCCTGAGTCCTCTGACCTCTATTCAGAAATCCCTGCCCTGACCCGCTGTGCCAAG GTGGACTTTGAACAGCTGACTGAGAACCTGGGGCAGCTGGAGCGCCGGAGCCGGGCAGCCGAGGAGAGCCTGCGGAGCTTGGCCAAGCATGAGCTGGCCCCAGCCCTGCGTGCCCGCCTCACCCACTTCCTGGACCAGTGTGCCCGCCGTGTTGCCATGCTAAGGATAGTGCACCGCCGTGTCTGCAATAG GTTCCATGCCTTCCTGCTCTACCTGGGCTACACCCCGCAGGCGGCCCGTGAAGTGCGCATCATGCAGTTCTGCCACACGCTGCGGGAATTTGCGCTTGAGTATCGGACTTGCCGGGAACGAGTGctacagcagcagcagaagcaggcCACATACCGTGAGCGCAACAAGACCCGGGGACGCATGATCACCGAG ACAGAGAAGTTCTCaggtgtggctggggaagcccccAGCAACCCCTCTGTCCCAGTAGCAGTGAGCAGCGGGCCAGGCCGGGGAGATGCTGACAGTCATGCTAGTATGAAGAGTCTGCTGACCAGCAGGCCTGAGGACACCACACACAATCGCCGCAGCAGAG GCATGGTCCAGAGCAGCTCCCCAATCATGCCCACAGTGGGGCCCTCCACTGCATCCCCAGAAGAACCCCCAGGCTCCAGTTTACCCAGTGATACATCAGATGAGATCATGGACCTTCTGGTGCAGTCAGTGACCAAGAGCAGTCCTCGTGCCTTAGCTGCTAGGGAACGCAAGCGTTCCCGCGGCAACCGCAAGTCTT TGAGAAGGACGTTGAAGAGTGGGCTCGGAGATGACCTGGTGCAGGCACTGGGACTAAGCAAGGGTCCTGGCCTGGAGGTGTGA
- the FHOD1 gene encoding FH1/FH2 domain-containing protein 1 isoform X1, translating into MASLPPLPSLSPPSAPRRQPFPARCFRARTLGGALPPPQAPHQPGRLQCWRRGERVGLEDCALQVSPSGYYLDTELSLEEQREMLEGFYEEISKGRKPTLILRTQLSVRVNAILEKLYSSSGPELRRSLFSLKQIFQEDKDLVPEFVHSEGLSCLIRVGAAADHNYQSYILRALGQLMLFVDGMLGVVAHSDTIQWLYTLCASLSRLVVKTALKLLLVFVEYSENNAPLFIRAVNSVASTTGAPPWANLVSILEEKNGADPELLVYTVTLINKTLAALPDQDSFYDVTDALEQQGMEALVQRHLGTAGTDVDLRTQLVLYENALKLEDGDIEEAPGAGGRRERRKPSSEEGKRSRRSLEGGGCPARAPEPGPTGPASPVGPTSSTGPALLTGPASSPVGPPSGLQASVNLFPTISVAPSADTSSERSIYKLHQTASVWAPESPPVPQSPPGQARLEARFLENVAAAETEKQVALAQGRAETLAGAMPNEAGGHPDARQLWDSPETAPAARTPQSPAPCVLLRAQRSLAPEPKEPLIPASPKAEPIWELPTRAPRLSIGDLDFSDLGEDEDQDMLNVESVEAGKDIPAPSPPLPLLSGVPPPPPLPPPPPIKGPFPPPPPLPLAAPLPHSVPDSSALPTKRKTVKLFWRELKLAGGHGVSASRFGPCATLWASLDPVSVDTARLEHLFESRAKEVLPSKKAGEGRRTMTTVLDPKRSNAINIGLTTLPPVHVIKAALLNFDEFAVSKDGIEKLLTMMPTEEERQKIEEAQLANPDIPLGPAENFLMTLASIGGLAARLQLWAFKLDYDSMEREIAEPLFDLKVGMEQLVQNATFRCILATLLAVGNFLNGSQSSGFELSYLEKVSEVKDTVRRQSLLHHLCSLVLQTRPESSDLYSEIPALTRCAKVDFEQLTENLGQLERRSRAAEESLRSLAKHELAPALRARLTHFLDQCARRVAMLRIVHRRVCNRFHAFLLYLGYTPQAAREVRIMQFCHTLREFALEYRTCRERVLQQQQKQATYRERNKTRGRMITETEKFSGVAGEAPSNPSVPVAVSSGPGRGDADSHASMKSLLTSRPEDTTHNRRSRGMVQSSSPIMPTVGPSTASPEEPPGSSLPSDTSDEIMDLLVQSVTKSSPRALAARERKRSRGNRKSLRRTLKSGLGDDLVQALGLSKGPGLEV; encoded by the exons ATGGCCAGCctacctcctctcccctccctctcgcCGCCGTCAGCCCCCCGCAGGCAGCCCTTTCCGGCGCGCTGTTTCCGggccaggactctgggaggcgcACTACCACCTCCACAAGCTCCCCACCAGCCCGGCCGCCTCCAGTgctggagaagaggagagagagtcGGG TTGGAGGATTGTGCTCTGCAAGTGTCTCCCTCCGGATACTACCTGGACACCGAGCTGTCCCTGGAAGAGCAGCGGGAGATGCTGGAGGGCTTCTATGAAGAGATCAG CAAAGGGCGGAAGCCCACGCTGATCCTTCGGACCCAGCTCTCTGTGAGGGTCAACGCTATCTTGG AAAAGCTGTATAGCTCCAGTGGTCCTGAGCTCCGCCGCTCCCTCTTCTCACTGAAGCAGATCTTCCAG GAGGACAAAGACCTGGTGCCTGAATTTGTGCATTCAGAGGGGCTGAGCTGCCTGATCCGTGTGGGTGCTGCTGCCGACCACAACTACCAGAGCTACATCCTTAGAG CGCTCGGCCAGCTGATGCTCTTTGTGGATGGAATGCTGGGGGTGGTGGCCCACAGTGACACTATTCAGTGGCTGTACACATTGTGTGCCAGCCTG TCCCGCTTGGTGGTGAAGACAGCCCTGAAGCTGCTGTTGGTGTTTGTAGAATACTCCGAAAACAACGCACCGCTGTTCATCCGTGCAGTGAACTCTGTGGCCAGCACCACCG GTGCTCCTCCCTGGGCCAATCTGGTGTCCATCCTGGAGGAGAAGAATGGCGCTGACCCTGAGTTGTTGGTGTACACGGTCACCCTCATCAACAAG ACGCTGGCGGCGCTCCCGGACCAGGACTCCTTCTACGATGTGACGGATGCACTGGAGCAGCAGGGCATGGAAGCGCTGGTCCAGCGCCACCTGGGCACTGCGGGCACTGACGTCGACCTGCGCACGCAGCTTGTGCTCTACGAG AACGCCCTGAAATTGGAGGATGGAGACATCGAAGAAGCCCCAGGCGCTGGTGGGCGGCGGGAACGACGAAAGCCTTCTTCTGAGGAGGGCAAGAGGAGCCGCCGTTCTCTGGAAGGCGGGGGCTGCCCCGCGCGTGCCCCGGAACCTGG CCCCACAGGCCCCGCCTCACCGGTAGGCCCCACCTCTTCCACCGGCCCCGCCCTGCTGACAGGCCCCGCCTCCAGCCCTGTGGGCCCTCCCTCCGGTCTCCAAGCTTCAGTGAACCTTTTTCCTACCATCTCTGTGGCACCCTCAGCTGACACCTCCAGCGAGAGGAGCATCTACAA acTTCACCAAACTGCTTCCGTTTG GGCCCCTGAGAGCCCACCCGTCCCCCAGTCCCCTCCTGggcaggccaggctgga AGCCCGGTTCCTGGAGAATGTGGCGGCAGCAGAAACAGAGAAGCAGGTTGCGCTGGCCCagggccgggcagagacacttgCCGGGGCCATGCCCAATGAGGCGGGTGGACACCCAG ATGCCCGGCAACTCTGGGACTCCCCAGAGACAGCCCCTGCAGCCAGAACACCCCAGAGCCCTGCCCCCTGTGTCCTGCTCCGGGCCCAGCGAAGCCTTGCACCAGAGCCCAAGGAGCCACTGATACCAGCAAGCCCCAAGGCTGAGCCCATCTGGGAGCTCCCTACCCGTGCACCCAGGCTCTCTATTGGGGACCTGGACTTTTCAGATCTAGGGGAGGATGAAGACCAGGACATGCTGAATGTAGAGTCTGTGGAGGCTGGGAAAGACATCCCAGCTCCCTCACCCCCACTGCCCCTGCTCTCGGGAGTACccccccctcccccacttccACCTCCCCCACCCATCAAAGGCCccttcccaccacctccacctctacCTCTGGCTGCCCCTCTTCCCCATTCAGTGCCTGACAGCTCAGCCCTCCCCACTAAGAGGAAGACAGTAAAACTTTTCTGGCGTGAGCTGAAGCTGGCTGGGGGCCATGGAGTCTCTGCAAGCCGCTTTGGGCCCTGCGCCACCCTCTGGGCTTCACTGGACCCTGTCTCAGTGGACACGGCCCGACTGGAACACCTCTTTGAGTCTCGTGCCAAAGAGGTGCTGCCCTCCAAG AAAGCTGGAGAGGGCCGCCGGACAATGACCACAGTGCTGGACCCCAAGCGCAGCAACGCCATCAACATCGGCCTAACCACACTGCCACCTGTGCATGTCATTAAGGCTGCTCTGCTCAACTTTGATGAGTTTGCTGTCAGCAAGGATGGCATTGAG AAGCTACTGACCATGATGCCCACGGAGGAAGAGCGGCAGAAGATTGAGGAAGCCCAGCTGGCCAACCCTGACATACCCCTGGGCCCAGCCGAGAACTTCCTGATGACTCTTGCCTCCATTGGCGGCCTCGCTGCTCGTCTACAACTCTGGGCCTTCAAGCTGGACTATGACAGCATGGAGCGG GAAATTGCTGAGCCACTGTTTGACCTGAAAGTGGGTATGGAACAGCTGGTACAGAATGCCACCTTCCGCTGCATCCTGGCTACCCTCCTAGCGGTGGGCAACTTCCTCAATGGCTCCCAG AGCAGCGGCTTTGAGCTGAGCTACCTGGAGAAGGTGTCAGAGGTGAAGGACACGGTGCGTCGACAGTCACTGCTACACCATCTCTGCTCCCTAGTGCTCCAGACCCGGCCTGAGTCCTCTGACCTCTATTCAGAAATCCCTGCCCTGACCCGCTGTGCCAAG GTGGACTTTGAACAGCTGACTGAGAACCTGGGGCAGCTGGAGCGCCGGAGCCGGGCAGCCGAGGAGAGCCTGCGGAGCTTGGCCAAGCATGAGCTGGCCCCAGCCCTGCGTGCCCGCCTCACCCACTTCCTGGACCAGTGTGCCCGCCGTGTTGCCATGCTAAGGATAGTGCACCGCCGTGTCTGCAATAG GTTCCATGCCTTCCTGCTCTACCTGGGCTACACCCCGCAGGCGGCCCGTGAAGTGCGCATCATGCAGTTCTGCCACACGCTGCGGGAATTTGCGCTTGAGTATCGGACTTGCCGGGAACGAGTGctacagcagcagcagaagcaggcCACATACCGTGAGCGCAACAAGACCCGGGGACGCATGATCACCGAG ACAGAGAAGTTCTCaggtgtggctggggaagcccccAGCAACCCCTCTGTCCCAGTAGCAGTGAGCAGCGGGCCAGGCCGGGGAGATGCTGACAGTCATGCTAGTATGAAGAGTCTGCTGACCAGCAGGCCTGAGGACACCACACACAATCGCCGCAGCAGAG GCATGGTCCAGAGCAGCTCCCCAATCATGCCCACAGTGGGGCCCTCCACTGCATCCCCAGAAGAACCCCCAGGCTCCAGTTTACCCAGTGATACATCAGATGAGATCATGGACCTTCTGGTGCAGTCAGTGACCAAGAGCAGTCCTCGTGCCTTAGCTGCTAGGGAACGCAAGCGTTCCCGCGGCAACCGCAAGTCTT TGAGAAGGACGTTGAAGAGTGGGCTCGGAGATGACCTGGTGCAGGCACTGGGACTAAGCAAGGGTCCTGGCCTGGAGGTGTGA
- the FHOD1 gene encoding FH1/FH2 domain-containing protein 1 isoform X5 — MLEGFYEEISKGRKPTLILRTQLSVRVNAILEKLYSSSGPELRRSLFSLKQIFQEDKDLVPEFVHSEGLSCLIRVGAAADHNYQSYILRALGQLMLFVDGMLGVVAHSDTIQWLYTLCASLSRLVVKTALKLLLVFVEYSENNAPLFIRAVNSVASTTGAPPWANLVSILEEKNGADPELLVYTVTLINKTLAALPDQDSFYDVTDALEQQGMEALVQRHLGTAGTDVDLRTQLVLYENALKLEDGDIEEAPGAGGRRERRKPSSEEGKRSRRSLEGGGCPARAPEPGPTGPASPVGPTSSTGPALLTGPASSPVGPPSGLQASVNLFPTISVAPSADTSSERSIYKARFLENVAAAETEKQVALAQGRAETLAGAMPNEAGGHPDARQLWDSPETAPAARTPQSPAPCVLLRAQRSLAPEPKEPLIPASPKAEPIWELPTRAPRLSIGDLDFSDLGEDEDQDMLNVESVEAGKDIPAPSPPLPLLSGVPPPPPLPPPPPIKGPFPPPPPLPLAAPLPHSVPDSSALPTKRKTVKLFWRELKLAGGHGVSASRFGPCATLWASLDPVSVDTARLEHLFESRAKEVLPSKKAGEGRRTMTTVLDPKRSNAINIGLTTLPPVHVIKAALLNFDEFAVSKDGIEKLLTMMPTEEERQKIEEAQLANPDIPLGPAENFLMTLASIGGLAARLQLWAFKLDYDSMEREIAEPLFDLKVGMEQLVQNATFRCILATLLAVGNFLNGSQSSGFELSYLEKVSEVKDTVRRQSLLHHLCSLVLQTRPESSDLYSEIPALTRCAKVDFEQLTENLGQLERRSRAAEESLRSLAKHELAPALRARLTHFLDQCARRVAMLRIVHRRVCNRFHAFLLYLGYTPQAAREVRIMQFCHTLREFALEYRTCRERVLQQQQKQATYRERNKTRGRMITETEKFSGVAGEAPSNPSVPVAVSSGPGRGDADSHASMKSLLTSRPEDTTHNRRSRGMVQSSSPIMPTVGPSTASPEEPPGSSLPSDTSDEIMDLLVQSVTKSSPRALAARERKRSRGNRKSLRRTLKSGLGDDLVQALGLSKGPGLEV; from the exons ATGCTGGAGGGCTTCTATGAAGAGATCAG CAAAGGGCGGAAGCCCACGCTGATCCTTCGGACCCAGCTCTCTGTGAGGGTCAACGCTATCTTGG AAAAGCTGTATAGCTCCAGTGGTCCTGAGCTCCGCCGCTCCCTCTTCTCACTGAAGCAGATCTTCCAG GAGGACAAAGACCTGGTGCCTGAATTTGTGCATTCAGAGGGGCTGAGCTGCCTGATCCGTGTGGGTGCTGCTGCCGACCACAACTACCAGAGCTACATCCTTAGAG CGCTCGGCCAGCTGATGCTCTTTGTGGATGGAATGCTGGGGGTGGTGGCCCACAGTGACACTATTCAGTGGCTGTACACATTGTGTGCCAGCCTG TCCCGCTTGGTGGTGAAGACAGCCCTGAAGCTGCTGTTGGTGTTTGTAGAATACTCCGAAAACAACGCACCGCTGTTCATCCGTGCAGTGAACTCTGTGGCCAGCACCACCG GTGCTCCTCCCTGGGCCAATCTGGTGTCCATCCTGGAGGAGAAGAATGGCGCTGACCCTGAGTTGTTGGTGTACACGGTCACCCTCATCAACAAG ACGCTGGCGGCGCTCCCGGACCAGGACTCCTTCTACGATGTGACGGATGCACTGGAGCAGCAGGGCATGGAAGCGCTGGTCCAGCGCCACCTGGGCACTGCGGGCACTGACGTCGACCTGCGCACGCAGCTTGTGCTCTACGAG AACGCCCTGAAATTGGAGGATGGAGACATCGAAGAAGCCCCAGGCGCTGGTGGGCGGCGGGAACGACGAAAGCCTTCTTCTGAGGAGGGCAAGAGGAGCCGCCGTTCTCTGGAAGGCGGGGGCTGCCCCGCGCGTGCCCCGGAACCTGG CCCCACAGGCCCCGCCTCACCGGTAGGCCCCACCTCTTCCACCGGCCCCGCCCTGCTGACAGGCCCCGCCTCCAGCCCTGTGGGCCCTCCCTCCGGTCTCCAAGCTTCAGTGAACCTTTTTCCTACCATCTCTGTGGCACCCTCAGCTGACACCTCCAGCGAGAGGAGCATCTACAA AGCCCGGTTCCTGGAGAATGTGGCGGCAGCAGAAACAGAGAAGCAGGTTGCGCTGGCCCagggccgggcagagacacttgCCGGGGCCATGCCCAATGAGGCGGGTGGACACCCAG ATGCCCGGCAACTCTGGGACTCCCCAGAGACAGCCCCTGCAGCCAGAACACCCCAGAGCCCTGCCCCCTGTGTCCTGCTCCGGGCCCAGCGAAGCCTTGCACCAGAGCCCAAGGAGCCACTGATACCAGCAAGCCCCAAGGCTGAGCCCATCTGGGAGCTCCCTACCCGTGCACCCAGGCTCTCTATTGGGGACCTGGACTTTTCAGATCTAGGGGAGGATGAAGACCAGGACATGCTGAATGTAGAGTCTGTGGAGGCTGGGAAAGACATCCCAGCTCCCTCACCCCCACTGCCCCTGCTCTCGGGAGTACccccccctcccccacttccACCTCCCCCACCCATCAAAGGCCccttcccaccacctccacctctacCTCTGGCTGCCCCTCTTCCCCATTCAGTGCCTGACAGCTCAGCCCTCCCCACTAAGAGGAAGACAGTAAAACTTTTCTGGCGTGAGCTGAAGCTGGCTGGGGGCCATGGAGTCTCTGCAAGCCGCTTTGGGCCCTGCGCCACCCTCTGGGCTTCACTGGACCCTGTCTCAGTGGACACGGCCCGACTGGAACACCTCTTTGAGTCTCGTGCCAAAGAGGTGCTGCCCTCCAAG AAAGCTGGAGAGGGCCGCCGGACAATGACCACAGTGCTGGACCCCAAGCGCAGCAACGCCATCAACATCGGCCTAACCACACTGCCACCTGTGCATGTCATTAAGGCTGCTCTGCTCAACTTTGATGAGTTTGCTGTCAGCAAGGATGGCATTGAG AAGCTACTGACCATGATGCCCACGGAGGAAGAGCGGCAGAAGATTGAGGAAGCCCAGCTGGCCAACCCTGACATACCCCTGGGCCCAGCCGAGAACTTCCTGATGACTCTTGCCTCCATTGGCGGCCTCGCTGCTCGTCTACAACTCTGGGCCTTCAAGCTGGACTATGACAGCATGGAGCGG GAAATTGCTGAGCCACTGTTTGACCTGAAAGTGGGTATGGAACAGCTGGTACAGAATGCCACCTTCCGCTGCATCCTGGCTACCCTCCTAGCGGTGGGCAACTTCCTCAATGGCTCCCAG AGCAGCGGCTTTGAGCTGAGCTACCTGGAGAAGGTGTCAGAGGTGAAGGACACGGTGCGTCGACAGTCACTGCTACACCATCTCTGCTCCCTAGTGCTCCAGACCCGGCCTGAGTCCTCTGACCTCTATTCAGAAATCCCTGCCCTGACCCGCTGTGCCAAG GTGGACTTTGAACAGCTGACTGAGAACCTGGGGCAGCTGGAGCGCCGGAGCCGGGCAGCCGAGGAGAGCCTGCGGAGCTTGGCCAAGCATGAGCTGGCCCCAGCCCTGCGTGCCCGCCTCACCCACTTCCTGGACCAGTGTGCCCGCCGTGTTGCCATGCTAAGGATAGTGCACCGCCGTGTCTGCAATAG GTTCCATGCCTTCCTGCTCTACCTGGGCTACACCCCGCAGGCGGCCCGTGAAGTGCGCATCATGCAGTTCTGCCACACGCTGCGGGAATTTGCGCTTGAGTATCGGACTTGCCGGGAACGAGTGctacagcagcagcagaagcaggcCACATACCGTGAGCGCAACAAGACCCGGGGACGCATGATCACCGAG ACAGAGAAGTTCTCaggtgtggctggggaagcccccAGCAACCCCTCTGTCCCAGTAGCAGTGAGCAGCGGGCCAGGCCGGGGAGATGCTGACAGTCATGCTAGTATGAAGAGTCTGCTGACCAGCAGGCCTGAGGACACCACACACAATCGCCGCAGCAGAG GCATGGTCCAGAGCAGCTCCCCAATCATGCCCACAGTGGGGCCCTCCACTGCATCCCCAGAAGAACCCCCAGGCTCCAGTTTACCCAGTGATACATCAGATGAGATCATGGACCTTCTGGTGCAGTCAGTGACCAAGAGCAGTCCTCGTGCCTTAGCTGCTAGGGAACGCAAGCGTTCCCGCGGCAACCGCAAGTCTT TGAGAAGGACGTTGAAGAGTGGGCTCGGAGATGACCTGGTGCAGGCACTGGGACTAAGCAAGGGTCCTGGCCTGGAGGTGTGA